The following is a genomic window from Bacillus sp. V2I10.
GTCAGCAGTAATTTCTATGCCTGCTTCATCAAGCTTTGCTTTGGCTTCAGGAAGATATTTCATGGCGATTTGCATAAATTCTAATGTTTTAGGTTCGTTGTTCATATGGATTCTCCTTTTCAAAATTGATTAGGCAGCTTATCTGTCTGCCTGTATATTTCAATATGCTCTTGGATTTTATTTTGAAAGGCCTTGTCCACATTTGGACTGTACTTGCCGAGTTCAATGACATCATCCTGAAAATCAAAATACAAATTTCCGCTTTCAAGCTCACCATTCAAATATTTTTCAGCAACAAGCTCATATAAACGGTCTACATGCTGGATCGTGCTTGTAAGGACAGTTGCTTCTCCAAGATCTGACTGGTCGGAAACAAAACCAATTGCATACAAACCTTTCTCTTTAATCCGCTCAATGACAGGTACATTATACCCATCGCCTGCAGGATATACAACATCTATGCCTTCTGAAAGCATTTCATCTGTATGATTAAGGGCGCTTTTTACATCATCCCAGCTTTGCACATACTGGATTTCAACCTGAACATCAGGATTCTGATAGTTCGCACCCTCATAAAAACCATCAATTTCAGGCTGCCATTCATAAGCTGCCAGTATACCGACTTTATTTGTCTTTGTCATTTCACCGGCAATCATCCCCCCGAAAAAGCCCATAGCATTTGAGTCAAAATTAAGGCTTGTCATATTATCTCCCTTTGCCTCTCCATTGAAAAAGACAAAATGAATATCATCAAATTCTTCATTCAATTCTGCAAAAAAAGTTTCATATTCACTGCCATGACCGAAAATGAGATTGACGCCTTTTCCCGAAAACTCTTTTACCGCTTCTCTAACTACTTCTTGGTTATTCATCCCTTCTTTATAAAAAACTTCGATACCGTAACTTGATTGTATTTTTAATAATCCTTTGTATCCCTTCGTGCCCCATACTTGATCGCTGATTGTATCCGGGACAAGCAAGCCTACTTTTTCAAGTTCATTCTGCCTTGGTTGTCCGCATCCTGTCAGAAAAAAAAAGCATATGGCGAAAAGAATACTTTTCTTCAGCATTACAAGCAACTCCTTTTGGCTTGTGCAAGTCATGATTACACCTATATTTTAGACTGTAAACAATTCATCGCACAAGGATATATTTCCCAATAACGATTAAAACTTGAATTTTATCTAAAATTATTGGTAAATATACAGGTTTTGCTTGACCCATTCTGCTTGTATCTGTATCCCTCTTTCTAATGAAACACTATTATTAACTGGGTGGATGATATCCTTAGATAACTTATAAGAAGGGTTTCTATCGGCCTTTTCAGAAAATAATTCAACTATTTCACTCCACTGGCCCTCTTTCATGGATGAGAGATGAACAACAGGTTCCTTAAAAGGATATGCGATTGCAATATCCAATAGAGTGCTGACAGCATCATCGATATAAAGAATATCTCTTTTTTCTTCGTTTACAGCAGCTGCAGATTTTGTTCCAGTTAACTTTGAAATGATGCACTGGTGAATAAAGCTTGATTGCGGCTGCCATGGTCCATAAATTCCTGGAAACCTGACAATCTTAAATAGCTCAGATTCTCCAAAGAGCGACCTGATTTCTGACTCCTGCTTCAGATGAGCCTTGCCATTTTCGGTTGAAGGAACGGGAACTGTGTCCTTTTCAATCTCCTTTTGCATCTCGCCGAATACTTCAGCAGATGAAATGAGAATAAATGGGATTTTTTGTTTAATTGAAAGATCAGCACAAGCCTTTAATAAATTCGAATCGTGTCTATTCTCCTGATCTGTTGGATCCTGAATGCAATAAAATATCACATCATTTTCTTTCGCTTCTGTGATTGAGGATATATTTTCAAACAACGCGTTTCTGCCAATCAGCATCATTTTTTCTTCAGCTATTTTTTGTTCTTGATCATCTTGATACTTATTCATATACCCATCAACCCCGATGCCCTCTTCGAGCAGACGGCTGCATAGAGCAAAACCTACAAATTGCCCGAATCCTGCAATTAATGCTTTTCTCATAATCCCTTTCCTCCTTTTAGGAAGCGTTATAGTATCGTATGCAAAATTTCAGCACAAAAGAATCGTCCCCAGTATCATCAGGAACGATCTGTTTATAAATTTTTTTCATTTTCTTTAAAAAATTTCACTACGGAATGATTTAGCCTGTATTGATTATCAGCCAGATGAAAGGTCAGGTCGATCGGGGAGCCCTGCTTGCTTCTGAAGTCTTCATAAATTTTGCTGTGATCATGGTAAGGGTATGTGATGCTATTCATTCTCTGCCATATATGAACGGGGAGGTTTGTGCTGTCAAAGCTTGATTCAAAACTGAAGTCTTTAATCTTTTTTGAGTCTATTTCATATGCATTCGCTATTTCTTTCGTCAGTCTCTTATAAAAAAACATGTTTTCTCTTTCTTTTTCAAGGTGGGCCTGCAGATTTAAACATGGATTAAACATTGCGACAGAACGAATTTTTTCGTTAGAAATCTTCATAAATTCTTTCGCTATCAGAGCTCCCATTCCTTCACAAAGAATATGAACCCGCTCATTTAAAATTTCTTTTTTCATGATTATATGATAAATCTTCATTGTAAGATTCAGCGCTTTTGGACTGCCCCAATTCGCACCGTAAAGATTAGATGTGAAAACTGTGTAGCCTGCGTCAAGCAAGATTGAAAGGAGCTGATTTCTGCCGTAATGCTGCAGCCAAAAGCTCGTATCACCATCCACGAAATGCGTTTTGTCGCCTATGATAAAGACAGCGAATCCATTTGGTTTATAAGGGTAATGGATGACGTTCCATTCTGATTCCAGCTGAAAAAACCGCTTTGTAATTCCCATCGTTTGCCCACCACCTTTCTTTCGTACTTTTAGCACTTTATATAAGATATGTTCGGTCATGTGAAAGCGAATGGATATATACCTAATCATTCAGCAATGAACGTTCAAGAAATAGTCAACTTTAAGGGTAAATAAAGCTTTTATTCCACAATCTATGTATGATAATATGGACATAGAATTGTTTGAAGAATGAGGTGAACAGATTGCGCTATTTTTGGACATTTTTTTGGACGTTTTTATTAATGCAAATGATGGCTTACGTCGTTTCTTCAATGACAGGTGTTGCATATAACTTTGTTACTGCTTCTATTCTTGCTGTTGTTGCAACCGTTCTCATCCTGATCCTCGGGGAAGTTGTGCCGGACCGATCTGCAGATGGACATCATTAATACCTAATTTTCGACTCTGCACACAAAAAACCCTACTATAGATAGTAGGGTTTTTTTTCGGGTTTCACTATTATGGTTTTCTTTGATACGTCCAGTGACGGTCATCATTTGACGTTTCAGGGAAACGATCTCCTGCCTGAAGCTTAATTTTTTGCGGATTTTTGACCATTGAGCCTGTTTCTCCAACTTCTACGTAGATGCCGTTATTAGGTGCTTTTTGACCTGATCTAAAGCGATGCTGCTGCCCCAAAATAAGATCCCTCCTTAAGGTTCCTTCTTTAACTAGTATGGCAATTCATTTATGATTCATGTAATGTGAAATAGAAATTTACCTGCAAGGCTGCTTGTACTGTTTTCGCATGAAAAAACGGATGGATCAGACCGCTGATCCATCCGCTTTTTATTATCTGGCTGCTATTTCAAGGAGTATCTATAACGGATCAATGACAGCTTAGAAGTAACTACCCGTTCAGCAGCGCTTTCAGCAACGCTTTTTGAACATGCAGACGGTTTTCGGCCTGCTGAAAGACGGCAGATTGGTTTCCGTCAATAATTTCCGCTGTTACCTCTTCACCTCGATGAGCCGGCAGGCAGTGAAGAAAATGACTGTCTTTTTTGGCGAAGCTCATTAGCTCTTCGTTAATTTGATAGGCGTTAAAAGCCGAGAGGCGGATTTCATTTTCTTTTTCCTGCCCCATACTCGTCCATACATCTGAATACACGATATCTGCTTGGTGAACAGCCTCTTTGGGATTCGTTACGGCTGTGATCACAGCACCTGTCTGTTTGCAGATCTCAGCTATTTTCTCCATCACATGCGGATTTGGCCCATAACCCTCTGGATGAGCGATGACTGCATCCATTCCAACCTTCGCACATGCAATTAATAAGGAGTGCGCCACATTATTTCCATCACCTACGTAAGCTACCTTTGTTCCTTTAAACGATTTTTTCAGCTGCAGAATCGTCATTAAATCTGCAAGGGCCTGACATGGATGGAAAGTATCTGTCAGTCCATTAATCACGGGAATCGAAGCATGCAGGGCAAGCTCCTCTACTTTTTCATGCTCAAACGTGCGGATCATAATGGCATCTACATAACCTGAAAGGACTTTTGCTGTATCAGCTATGCTTTCTCCCCGGCCCAATTGAAGATCCTGACTGCTTAAAAAGAGCGCGCTGCCTCCTAGCTGCTGCATTCCAGCTTCAAACGAAACCCGTGTCCGAGTTGACGATTTTTCAAAAATCATGGCCAATATTTTTCCGGACAGAACCGATTGAATGGGAAATTTCTTCATTTGTATGCCTTCTTCAACCAGATGCAGGATTTCCTCAGTCGTATAATCAAGCAGGGTCAAACAATCTTTTCCCAATAGTGCAGATGATTTCGTTTGTGCCAATTTTATAGAACTCATTTCATGTTCACTCCCGTTCTTGTTAATTCTCTGATTGAATAAACCTCATAGTCAGGTGCCGCTTTCAAGTAAGCCATAAAGGATGAAGCATCTGAAAACACCTTTATTCCTTTTTCAGCTGCAAGCAGGCGTTTTTCTCTGGATTCTTCATTTTTCAGACTGACAAACACGCCGTTTTCAGCAGTGTCAGCCCATTTTTCAAAGGATTCAGTTTCTGTTTTCAATCCAGCGGCTTCTGCTTTTTGAAGCAGGGTATAATCGATTTCATCCATAAAAATACTGATGCCGCTCTTATCACGATCTTCATCAAACACTTTTCCGAGCGCTTCCTTCAATGTAGGTGCAAGGCACAAGCCTTCTCCCGTTGATCTCATTTCAGGACTTAGCTTAAGATCTACATTTTGCAGGGCGTGACTGGAAAAAACAGGATATTTAACAGCCGTATAAGGTCTTTCTTCTTCTATATAAACATGTGTCAGCTTTTCGCCATTCAGCATCCCTGCTGCAAGTTCAATCATAGGGACATCCATCACCTTGCTGACAATCGGTGCTGTCCGGCTTGCTCTTGGATTGACTTCCAGGACATACAGCTTTTCGTTTTGAATCAGGAACTGGATATTCATGATTCCTTTAAAGCCAAGCTGCTTCACAATTTTCTTAGCTGATAGATGCATGTCTTGCTTCAGCTTATCACTTATATTCTTGGAAGGGATAATCGCCATACTGTCTCCTGAATGCACACCAGCTGGTTCAATATGCTCCATAACTGCTGGAATAAGGATGCTTTCCCCGTCTGCAACGAGATCAATTTCTGCTTCCTGGCCTATGACATAGCGGTCAATTAAGATGGGAAAAGATTGATTGCCGGCTTTTTCAACCTGCTTCTTAAGCAGCTCTTTATTCTCAAGCACAATCATGCCTTTCCCCCCGATGACGTAAGAAGGTCTGATTAACACAGGATAGCCGATTATTTCTGCTTCCATGATGGCTTCTTCTGCGTTATGGGCAGTTGTCCCTGGCAGATGAGCAATCTCTAATTCATCTAATAGGTGATAAAATTTCTCCCGTTCTTCAAGAATATCAAGTGTTTCTGAATCTGTTCCGAGAAGGACTGCGCCGCTTTCCTCAAGTCCAGCTGCAAGATTGATGGCGGTTTGTCCTCCAAATTGCACGATCGTTGCGTCTATCTGTTCAGCTTCAATCACATTCAGTACGTGTTCGACTGTCAGCGGCTCAAAGTACAGACGGTCTCCAGTTTCAAAATCTGTGCTGACTGTTTCAGGATTATTGTTGATCATAATCGCTTCATAACCAAGCTTCTGCAAGGCTTGGATTCCTTGCACAGCGCTGTAATCGAACTCAACTCCCTGTCCGATGCGGATAGGACCTGATCCAAGGACCAGTACTTTTTTTCTTGGGTTTGCCGTTTTTTCAAGCTCGCATTCTCCGAAATATGTTGAATAATAATAATTAGTTCTTGCTTCAAATTCCGCTGCACATGTATCAACCAGCTTAAATTTAGCTGTGATGCCTTGTGATTTTCTCAGAGTTCTTACAGCAGATTCATCTTCATTTAAACAATGTGCGAGGTACTCATCTGAACAGCCTTTTTCCTTTGCATATGAAAGGAGGTCTTTTGTTAACTGATGCAATGTTTCTGATTTAAGCTGTTTTTCCAATGTGACAAGTGAGAGAAAGCTGTTTAGAAAATAATAATCAATTCCTGTTTCCTTATGAATGACGTTTAAGCTTTCACCTCTTCTTAACAGCTCTATAATGGCAAAGAAACGCTGATCTGTTGCCTTTTTAATGATGTTTAGAAGATGAAGATCCGACAGCAGTGATATCTCTTCAAAGTATATTCCGATATTTCCGAGTTCAAGTGATGATACTGCTTTTTGAATAGCCGCTTCGAGATTTCTCTCAATCGCCATCACTTCACCGGTTGCTTTCATCTTTGTACCAAGAGTGCGGTCGGCGTCTTTAAATTTATCAAAAGGCCATCTTGGGAATTTCACGACCACATAATCAAGAGCAGGCTCAAAGCTTGCAAATGTAGACTGTGTCAATGGATTTTTAAGCTCGCTTAATGTATAGCCAACAGCAAGTTTTGCCGCAAGTTTTGCGATCGGATAGCCAGTCGCTTTTGAGGCAAGAGCTGATGAACGGCTGACACGCGGATTTACCTCTATGACGTAATATTGCTTGCTTACCGGATCAAGGGCAAATTGTATGTTGCAGCCCCCAACTACATTCAAAGCTGAAATGATGGTTAACGAAGCACTCCGGAGCATTTGATATTCATGATCAGTCAAAGTTTGTGAAGGAGCGACTACAATTGAATCCCCTGTGTGAATCCCGACAGGATCGATATTTTCCATATTGCATACAGTTATACACGTATTGGCTGCATCCCTCATGACTTCATATTCAATCTCTTTAAATCCTGCGATGCTTTTTTCAACTAGACATTGATGAATCGGACTTGCACTTAACCCGCTTTTCATCAATTCAATCAATTCCTGCTCGTTATCCGCAATTCCGCCTCCCTTACCACCAAGTGTGTATGCCGGGCGGACGATAATCGGGTAGCCAATTTCCTTTGCAAAGGCCAATGCTTCTTCTGCACCAGTTACAATTTCGCTCGCAGGTACAGGCTGTTTCAGATCATACATCAGTTTTCTGAATTTTTCTCTGTCTTCTCCCATTTGGATCGACTGGACGGATGTACCCAGAACTTGCACGTTATGTTTTTGCAGGACACGGGCTTCATGGAGCTTTACAGCCAAATTGAGTCCCGTTTGACCTCCAAGAGTTGCAAGCAGGCCATCCGGTTTTTCTTTTTCAATAATTTTCGTGAGACTCTTTACCGTTAATGGTTCAAAGTAGACCTCATCCGCGTATTGATGATCCGTCATAATTGTTGCCGGATTGTTGTTCACAAGAATGACCTTGTAGCCTTCTTCTTTCAAGGCAATGCAGCCCTGGGTCCCGGAATAATCAAACTCTGCAGCCTGGCCAATGATAATTGGGCCAGAGCCGATTACTAAGATGCTATTTATATCATGACGTTTAGGCATATACCATTTCTCTCCTTGTGTTTAGAACCATTTCCAGAAATTCATCAAAGATATATTCACTTTCGGCAGGTCCGGGATGTGCTTCTGGATGAAATTGAACAGATAGAATCGGAAGTGTCTGATGAAACATGCCCTCAACCGACTGATCATTCACATTCACAAACCTGACTCCGAACTCTTTATGATGATTCGACGTTACCACATAGCTGTGATTTTGAGATGTCATAAAGACTTTTCCTTTTTTCCGGTCCATGACAGGGTGATTTGCTCCTCTATGCCCAAACGGCAGCTTCATCGTGTCTCCTCCATAAGCTAGAGCAATGAGCTGATGCCCAAGACAAATGCCGAGTGTTGGATAGCTGCCGGCAATCTTATTAATTGCAGGCAAATAGGCTTCAAGTTCTTTCGGATCTCCAGGCCCATTTGAAAGAACAACTGCATCAGGCTGAATATGTTCCAGTTCCTTCAGCTCTGTATAAGGAATAATCGTTACTTTGCAGTTTCTCTTCAGAAAAGATTGCAGAATTGATTTTTTGAATCCGAAATCAAGTAATGCAACGTGGATGGATCCTTCTCCAAGAGTAGTGATTCCCTGTTCGATTTCAGGCAATTTCTTTGGTAACGGCTGACTCTGTATTATTTTTGAACAATCTGCCGAGAGCTGTGCTTTCATCGTCCCGTTTTTGCGGATCTGTTTGACGATGGATCTAGTATCAACATGACTGATATATGGAACCTTCCATTTGCTTAAGTATTCTTTGACACTATAAGCGGCCTCATAATGAGAGAAATGTTCACAGCATTCGTAAAAAACGGCACCTTTTACTTGCGGTCTCTCACTTTCAAAGTCAACTGCATTTATGCCGTAATTGCCGATCAAAGGATAAGTAAATACGATGATTTGATTTTGATAGGAGGGGTCTGTCAGCACCTCTTGATAGCCTGTCATGCCTGTGTAAAATACGATCTCGCCCTCACTGTCGCCACCGTTCAGATTTCCTTTGTAGCTTGTGCCATCCTCTAGAAGCAGGTAACCGCTCATTTTCATTCACCTCGTAATGAATTTTTATTTATATACAAGCATAATTATGCAATTCGTTGTAAAAAAATTTATGTTATTGGTTTACTGTCAGTGCTGTGTGTTTGATCGTTTTTCCGATGATATCAATCGCTTCATCTATCTCATCAGCTGTTACAGTAAGCGGAGGAAGGAGACGGATTACATCTGGACCTGCCGGGAGTGCTAATAAACCATTGCTTCGCAATTCAGAAATAATAGGAGCCGATTCCTGATTTAATTGAATACCAATCATTAGGCCTTTTCCTCTAATCTCAGTTACAGAAGGAGTATGAAGCAATGCATCTTTAAGCAAACCTGACATTTTCTCCGATTTTTTCACGACTTCATCCAAGAATGGGGGCTGAAAAATTTTTGTGAGCGTTGCTTTAGCTGCAGCCATAGCCAGTGGATTTCCCCCAAACGTCGTCCCATGTGAGCCAGGCTGAAAGGATGCAATCAGTTCTTTTTTCCCGATCATGGCTCCAACAGGAAATCCGCTGCCAAGTCCTTTGGCTGCTGTAATAATATCAGGTTCTGCCTGATAATGCTGATAAGCAAACGGCAGACCTGTCCGTCCAATACCTGTCTGCACTTCGTCAATAATCAGCAGGGCGGAAAGACGTTCGCATGTATGCTTTACTTCTTCTATAAAAGAAGCTTCTGCCGGTACGACTCCGCCCTCTCCCTGAATAACTTCAAGCATAATAGCAGCATAGCCATCTCCATCTAATTGCTGAAGAGATTCTGTATCATTAAAAGGCAGGTATTCAAATTCCGGCAATAATGGTCCATAGCCATCATGAATTTTGGCCTGTCCTGTTGCAGACATTGTTGCAAATGTTCTTCCATGAAACGATTGTTTAAAGGTAACAATTTTTGATTTGCCTGTGTGCTTTCTGGCAAGCTTTATTGCAGCTTCATTCGCTTCAGCCCCGCTGTTGCAAAAAAATACGGCATCTCCGCAGCTGTTCGCTGTAAGGATTTCCGCAACTTCCTCTTGCAATGAATGCTGAAAAAGGTTCGAAACGTGCCAGACTTTATCAAGCTGATCTTGAACAGCCTGCTTCACGTCTTTGTCTCCATGGCCTAAATTACAAACACCAATTCCAGAGATAAAATCAAGATAGGTTTTGCCATTTTGATCGGTGGCGACTGAGCCGTTCGCTTCCTTTATTTCCAAATCCCAGCGCGCATATGTCGGAAATACAAAACTCATTTTAATGCAGCCTCCTTTTTTAAGGTAATTTTTGTTCCCAAGATGGATTGTTCTGCAACAAACATTGATTGACCGCTGACAATCATCACTTCTTTTAAAGAATGAGATAATGACTTCATCGCAGCCTGAACTTTAGGAATCATCCCGCCGTTAATAATGCCAGCACCTATCATTTCTTCGATTTCATCTGGAGTTGTATGGTTAATTACTTGTTTTTCCTTCAAAATACCTGGCACATCTGTAACAAACAGCAGTTTTTTGGCACCAAGTGCACTTGCTATAGCTGCAGCTGCTGTATCAGCGTTGACATTAAGAGTTTGATGATTTTTTGTTCTTGCAATCGGGGCGATGACAGGTACATAGTCGCCTTCAATCAGCGTTTTGATCAGATGAGTTTGGACGTTTGAAATTTTCCCGACGTACCCAAGCTCTGTTTCATTCAAAAACTCTGCTGTCAGCATTCCGCCATCAGACCCTGCAATTCCTGCTGACATAAGATTATTTTGTTCCAAAGCTCTCACAATCTGCTTATTGATTTGGCCTGCAAGCACCATTTCCGCGATATCAAGAACCTGCTTTGTTGTTTTTCTCTGCCCGTTAATGAATTGAGTCTTAACGTTCATGCTTTTTAGAACGCTGTTGATTGCAGGTCCGCCGCCGTGGACAATGACTACTTTATAGCCTTGTTTTTTCAGCTCGTGCAGGCTTCCAAAAAATGCCTCTGACAGTTCATCAACAATACTTCCTCCACACTTCAACACGACAACTTTGCTCATGATTCTCTCCTTACGTTCTGTAGCTGGCGTTAATTTTGATATAATCGTATGTCAGGTCACAGCCCCAGGCTCTTCCCTCTCCGTTTCCGATTCGGAGGTCAATATGGATATTCACTGTGCTTTTTTCCAGCACCTCTTTTGCCTTATCTTCTGAAAAATTCTGAGGCTGGCCATTATGATACAGGCATTGATCACCTAAAAAGATGCCGATTTTATCAGGATTCACCTCTGCTCTGCTGTGGCCGATTGCACCGATAATTCTTCCCCAGTTGGCATCAGAACCATAAACGGCTGTTTTAACAAGGCTTGAACCTACCACTTTTTTTGCTGTAATTCTTGCTTCCGCATCAGTTGCTGCTCCTTCTACTGTCACTTCAATCAGCTTCGTAGCGCCTTCACCGTCTCTTGCTATACTCTTTGCAAGATCTTCGCATACAAGTTTAAGCCCTTGTTTGAAAGTATCCCAATCATCATGCTCAGGGGACAGAGGTTCATTATTTGCTAAGCCATTGGCCATCACAAGCACCATATCGTTCGTTGAAGTTTCGCCATCGACCGTAATTTGATTGAAAGATACATTCGTTAATTCAGCGAGGGCCTGCTGCAGAATATTGCTTTCTATGGCGGCATCAGTTGTAACAAATGCAAGCATTGTCGCCATGTTTGGATGGATCATCCCGGAGCCTTTTGCACATCCGCCAATTGTGACTTTTCTTCCGTCAATCGTCATCTCATAGCATGATTTCTTCGTCACTGTATCGGTCGTTAAAATCGCCTCTTGAAAAGCCGGTGACCCATCTTTTGAAGGAGAAATATCCTCCACACCATTTCGAATGCAGTCCATTTTCAAGTATTCGCCGATAACACCTGTTGAAGCTACAGCCACATGCTCTTCTTTCAAAGCAAAAGTATTCGCGCACAGAGCTCTCATTTCATATGCATCTTTTAATCCCTGCTCTCCTGTACATGCATTGGCAATCGCACTGTTCACTATAAGTGCCTGCAGCTTGTGATCTATTTCAATGCTTTCTTGTGTTATTTTCAGCGGAGCTGCCTGAAAATGACTTTGCGTGTAAACTGCAGCA
Proteins encoded in this region:
- the argJ gene encoding bifunctional ornithine acetyltransferase/N-acetylglutamate synthase, whose amino-acid sequence is MLKVKESIGLRKIDEGSVTTPAGFTADGVHTGLRYSKKDLGVLISEVPASCAAVYTQSHFQAAPLKITQESIEIDHKLQALIVNSAIANACTGEQGLKDAYEMRALCANTFALKEEHVAVASTGVIGEYLKMDCIRNGVEDISPSKDGSPAFQEAILTTDTVTKKSCYEMTIDGRKVTIGGCAKGSGMIHPNMATMLAFVTTDAAIESNILQQALAELTNVSFNQITVDGETSTNDMVLVMANGLANNEPLSPEHDDWDTFKQGLKLVCEDLAKSIARDGEGATKLIEVTVEGAATDAEARITAKKVVGSSLVKTAVYGSDANWGRIIGAIGHSRAEVNPDKIGIFLGDQCLYHNGQPQNFSEDKAKEVLEKSTVNIHIDLRIGNGEGRAWGCDLTYDYIKINASYRT